From the Porites lutea chromosome 5, jaPorLute2.1, whole genome shotgun sequence genome, the window taatataataattataataataagttGATTGCCCGAAAAGCTCGGGATATTGAAGTTATTCTATCATGTACAAATTGTTTGATACATTTGAGTAGTTCGCCAGGTTTATTAAGAACTGTTCCGCGTGAACGTAAATTATGTTGTGTTGTCATTACATTGTGCTCTGTACAGTTGTTTTAGGTCTGAAAACTATAAGTGAACAGCCTTATAGAATAGATATGAATAAAATAAGTTATTGGAATCATGTTCAAAGTGAGTGCGGTTTGATGCCTCTGCTGTACGTGGGGATCTGCTTCGTATCCAGATGTCTCTCTTAATGCATATttcgcgcaaaggaaggcgggaaggggAAAACGGGCTTGCGCCTTcctcaccagtcactcgcgttgCCCACTTCAGACCTTAGttctttcccccccccccaaaaaaaaaatgcacaagAACTGCTTTCaacttctaataataataataataatgactctAATACAGAATCCAGTGGCGAATTTTCGCCTCACAATTTAATGAGGCTCCCTACTGTTGTGTGGCAATTTGCATTTCGGTGATTTACCGATGCCTTCTGGAAAAGCTCTTACCAAGTGAATTATTagaggttttctttcttctaaTTGCCTTATGCTCATTACTCAGCCTTTGACGACCGCGTTTGCAATGAAACCACgccaaaaaacaaagaaaaatgacaatCTTTAAGTTAATGGGGTGAGGTTGTTACTATAACAATCTTATCGTCTTTCACGAATGCCCACTAACTGAATTATTTTGTTATTCCTGTTTGTTAcggctgagaaaaaaaaataaagttggctaACAAGTTATTATTCTTTTGCTACCTAAATGTTGAAATTGAAACTAACTTACTAACTTACGGCCTGATCAACCTCGATTTTCACGCTCGGCTTGCCAGTTTGGTAAGTTGTCATGGTGTGTTAAAGTTAGCCGAAGAAGTGAACTAATATCACCCGCCGGGAGAAAATGTATTAGGAATGGCTAAACAAGCTAAGTGCAAAAAAAGAGAAGCCTAGAGGCTCTTCGACTGAGCGGTGACCGGTTGAGCGTTAAATTAAGGCCGGTCAAGTGGAGTTATGAAGTGCTCGTTGAAGAAAGGTTTCTTGacttttgtctgtttgtttgctcttcttgttttcctttgtgGATTTAACACCCTTTTGAGCGACGATTATCAGCTCCAACAGAAGCAGACAACACATGATAAGACTCGGATTGTTCAAGAAACCAACGGGTTATTGTTGATGTTAATTATCAGCGCTCCGTTTCATACAAACGAAAGACAAGTCGTGCGCCAGACGTGGCTTTCCTACTTGGTCAACAATTCTAAGTCGCTCGGACGATCGAATGTGCGAGCTTTCAAAGACCCCACAGATGCGGCTAATGATTTGGTCATCCACTACTGGTTCGTTTGTGGGCACTACTACGACAACGAAAGCGATATCGAAGGAGCCGTCAGCAATGAGAGCAATGTGTACGGAGACATCTTGAGGCTCGAATACACAGAGTCATACGTATTGTTGGTCCATAAGACCTTGAGTTCTTTGCGGTTCGCTTCGAAAATGGACGTTCGATTTGTCCTCAAAATAGACGATGACGTGTATCTGCATTTTCCTAGGATGATTTGGTGGCTCAGAACTGCCTCTTTACCCGATAAGCTGTACGGTGGCTATTTACTGCCTAAAACAAAAGTGATAAGGGATCCATTGCACAAATGGCATGTAAGCGAGCAACATTATAATGAGACTTACTTTCCTCCATACTGCAATGGGCCCTTTTATTTCATGTCTAAAGCTGTTGTTCTCGAAGTGCTTGAAGCCTCTTTCACCGAAGGCTCTTCAGTCGTTTCCTTCCCTTTAGAAGACGTGTTCATAGGGATATTAGCTCAGAAGGTTGGTGTGAAGCCAATTCAACTCAAACACGTTGGAGTTCGTATAGAGCCCAGGATTCCAAAGAAAGGGTGGATACACTGGAATGACACCAACCTTATCAAATATTATGCAGTAGGACACGGTCTCACACGCGAACAGATGTTTGGATTTCACAGCAGATATCGCAAACTGCCTGTCAATGTTTCATTTCCCCCAATCGAACCCACGCTCCAACCATAAGGACCGAGCAAAGAAGACTTGCCCGTGAAAAGACGAAGGGAAAGACCTCTTATGCATACAAGTTACTAGAGGCTGAGCCAAAGGAAATATTCACCCTGAAGTATTCGTATATCTGAAGAAGAACTTCTCGTTTTGCATCTCTCAGCTTTAATTTCTCCTTCGAAATAATTTCGTTTAAGACGAGAACTATTTTTCATCAAAGTTTGGTAAAAAAAACTCTACTACGCGCCGTCATATATAAGATCGCAATGTAACATATCTCCGATATAACTAAAGCATTTTTCTTGTCTCTGTGACTGGCTTAATGGTGGGCGGGTTCCATCAACAAGATATTAGTATCTATGAAGTGGACTTTTTTCTTAAACAGGATTAATTTTGCGCCGACTTTCTAAGGAGCGGTGGTTATATCAATGTTCGAAAGTGCAGCGTATTTTTAATAAGGACATTTTAAAAACTACCGACGAAAAGCAATCAGACTATTTTACGCATATTTTGGTCGTTGGTTTTTCACAGGGtgcccacacaatctgtgtgtgtaaccgattgttattttatagtaaatgtactggatgtACCGTTTGCTTCTCCTTTTGCGATATATTGCTAAGTATGTAtgtctagccggatttatgaaaagCGTACCATCGGACTCCTGgagcccacacaccttaaactgactcaactatTAAAAGCAAATATcgccaagaaactcagctcttacccatggttctcttaaggtgactctcttcttggttcctgattagcaaaagaaacattcaagtccatcaaaaagacactgtGACCTTGgccatacactctagctgcttaaaggccctAAATGACGGAGGATGCTTGAGACTTaaccaagttctaagcagagaattcaaggttaaatcaccccccgTGACTTCCtccacgcccccccccccccccccccaccctatGCACATTAAGCTGACAAGTTGTGGATGCTTTCAGTGAAAACCCCGCATTTTGGTTGCTATGATACTTTGCACCTTAAAGGTTCCCTTGGTAACTGTGGTGATAAACTGCGCATTTGTATAATTTGCATAGCGATGCGTTCCATTCTCGTCAAAATCTTAGCCCCAGAGTCAGTAGCTTGcttggcaggcgttcgaaagggcaGGGGAAGTGAATTTGGGCGCGACGTGCCCGAAATCCCctctccctcccttcccttgcaaacgcctgccacgcaggctacagagtcatttttttctgtatcaAGTGGTTCTACGATGAACTGGTATCAGTTAGAACGGTTTCCGTTTGAACTTGAAATGATTACGGACGAAAAGAATACCAACAAACTAACAACAATACAAGAATTTGATTGGGTTAACCTCCCACACAGACGTTTAAGGACTTGGTAACCCTCCCCCGTTAGTGGAGGAGAAACGCGCTCGTGACAGAGCCCTAAGAAAGCCGCGTGGGAAGCTAAGCGGCTTTTGGTTGGTTCAACGCATTCCTAtaaaaagcttcaaaaatgGATTGATGGAAAGAAGTTGTCCATGATCTGCCTTGGCTTGACTAGAATGATGCTTTTTCGACCTTAGAGAGTCAGTTACGAGTCCGGCCATGTTTCGACCTTCCCAACcactggctgataaaacaaatgaaaaatacttATGGAAAATGCTTTTCAAGTTCACCGAAAATCGCTCTGTTAGTTCAGTCTCTACTTGTTCGTTTCGCTGACGTCCTAAGGCAAGGTTGTCAGTTCTCTATTTCTAATAACATGTGAGATATCACTCCTGGTTCCGAAGGTGTGCTGCTGAGTGAAGAAATTATATGTAACAATATAAGCTATTTCTTGTATAATGAtcattttaaaaagaataatagTGACTTTAATACAGAATCAAGAAAGCTTTTGGCCTGTACACTAAAGGCTATCTAAACTAATATTCTAGTAATTTCcaaataaacaagttaaaaattCTATGGGTAAggttagaaaaaaaatagaccATATGTAATATATTTTGGTCTGtgacattaaaataaaattaaaataaaagataaaattaaaattaaaatgtctgtGTGTCATTGAATTAGAGTCGAATCGGGGGCATTATAACAATGGCATTATTGATTTGCAAAAGAGTCCATATCACAGTCTTAAATGTTTCTGACATGGGTTGGGAGACTGTTGAAAA encodes:
- the LOC140938281 gene encoding beta-1,3-galactosyltransferase 5-like, yielding MKCSLKKGFLTFVCLFALLVFLCGFNTLLSDDYQLQQKQTTHDKTRIVQETNGLLLMLIISAPFHTNERQVVRQTWLSYLVNNSKSLGRSNVRAFKDPTDAANDLVIHYWFVCGHYYDNESDIEGAVSNESNVYGDILRLEYTESYVLLVHKTLSSLRFASKMDVRFVLKIDDDVYLHFPRMIWWLRTASLPDKLYGGYLLPKTKVIRDPLHKWHVSEQHYNETYFPPYCNGPFYFMSKAVVLEVLEASFTEGSSVVSFPLEDVFIGILAQKVGVKPIQLKHVGVRIEPRIPKKGWIHWNDTNLIKYYAVGHGLTREQMFGFHSRYRKLPVNVSFPPIEPTLQP